In one window of Candidatus Scalindua sp. DNA:
- a CDS encoding MSCRAMM family adhesin SdrC, whose protein sequence is MDLPRSRGDCDDANPAVNPSIAEIPGNGIDDDCSSATSDSLLDIDNDGDGFTGNQGDCDDANPAVNPSIAEIPGNGIDDDCSSATPDSLLDIDNDGDGFTGNQGDCDDANPAVNPSIAEIPDNGIDDDCNTTTLDTDPDIDNDGDGFTENQGDCDDTDSQVYPGKFPPIPYNGKDDDCNPLTPDDDLDGDGYGIATDCFDLNPNVNPGMTEILNNWIDDDCNPLTPDVP, encoded by the coding sequence ATGGATTTACCGAGATCCAGGGGTGACTGCGATGATGCCAATCCAGCCGTCAACCCCAGTATAGCCGAGATACCCGGCAATGGAATCGATGATGACTGCAGCTCTGCAACCTCAGACAGTCTTCTCGATATAGACAATGACGGTGACGGATTTACCGGGAACCAGGGTGACTGTGATGATGCCAATCCAGCCGTCAACCCCAGTATAGCCGAGATACCCGGCAACGGAATTGATGATGACTGCAGCTCTGCAACCCCAGACAGTCTTCTCGATATAGACAATGACGGTGACGGATTTACCGGGAATCAGGGTGACTGCGATGATGCCAATCCAGCTGTCAACCCCAGTATAGCCGAGATACCTGATAACGGGATAGACGATGACTGTAATACCACAACACTGGACACTGATCCGGATATAGATAATGATGGTGATGGCTTTACCGAGAATCAGGGTGATTGTGATGATACAGACTCTCAAGTATATCCAGGAAAATTTCCGCCAATACCATACAACGGGAAGGACGATGACTGTAATCCATTAACACCTGATGACGACCTTGATGGTGATGGTTATGGCATAGCCACAGACTGTTTTGATTTAAATCCAAACGTTAATCCCGGGATGACTGAGATACTTAATAATTGGATAGATGATGACTGTAATCCATTAACACCTGATGTACCATAA
- a CDS encoding endo alpha-1,4 polygalactosaminidase, which translates to MKMIQVTYKVVNFLMRFCCAGICFLTMHIHDITIADESKIKNWLCYYGDTFGPDVYSRFDLVVLDGTNHPRLPAKGKDKPIILGYVSIGEVDVSGPLWKYAKDKPYLVKRNDFWDSWVVDIRNPSWQRLLFETAIPSVLEQGFDGLFLDTFDSSLGLLEGKDGAEFRGTEEALKEITMKIKAEYPEIPVAVNRGLPALPYFGKYIDFIVIEDLYSYYADHEQGYIKVDESTQMILLDQVRQGLLVNPEIVILTLDYVSSKQAEIAKNAISFSRKKGFIPYVSTYKLDQIHFYTLDD; encoded by the coding sequence ATGAAAATGATTCAAGTAACGTACAAGGTTGTGAACTTTCTTATGAGATTCTGCTGCGCGGGCATATGTTTTCTCACAATGCATATTCATGATATCACAATTGCTGATGAGAGTAAGATCAAAAACTGGCTTTGCTATTATGGAGATACGTTTGGTCCTGATGTCTATTCCCGTTTTGATTTAGTCGTTCTTGATGGCACAAACCATCCTCGACTCCCTGCAAAAGGGAAGGATAAACCAATCATTCTTGGTTATGTCAGTATTGGAGAGGTTGATGTAAGCGGCCCATTGTGGAAATATGCAAAAGACAAACCTTATCTGGTGAAGCGGAATGATTTCTGGGATTCCTGGGTGGTGGATATTAGGAACCCTTCGTGGCAGAGGCTTCTCTTTGAAACCGCTATTCCTTCCGTTCTGGAGCAGGGGTTTGATGGACTTTTCCTTGATACATTTGATTCCAGTCTTGGCCTTTTAGAGGGGAAAGATGGAGCGGAATTCAGGGGAACTGAGGAAGCTCTTAAAGAAATTACGATGAAGATAAAGGCTGAGTATCCGGAAATACCTGTTGCTGTAAACCGTGGACTTCCGGCACTTCCCTATTTTGGGAAGTATATTGACTTCATCGTAATAGAAGATCTTTACAGTTATTATGCCGATCATGAACAAGGGTATATCAAGGTTGACGAGTCGACACAGATGATTCTCCTGGACCAGGTAAGGCAAGGGCTGCTGGTGAACCCTGAGATAGTCATTTTAACTTTGGATTATGTTAGCTCAAAACAGGCGGAGATTGCAAAAAATGCAATCAGTTTTTCAAGAAAAAAAGGATTTATACCATATGTCAGTACCTATAAACTCGATCAGATACATTTTTACACGCTGGATGATTAG
- a CDS encoding tetratricopeptide repeat protein, translating into MNTSFWKVISFILIMIGATVVVFPYPENMVNFLKEAGMLEEARYILNDLLSKSPENPQLLSLSGKIFHLNGNSERAIRDLKRAVEIDPENEEFLLALATYHEWDRSPLDALPVWEKIVTINPDNLEAQIRLIDYYRYYGFPKIESEVLANLIKTEQKNRHENITLKEEMVWEKPLVKELTRELNHLAEIREINKEDSFFDNLFTGMYIIRRQYMDDLREKSVTAINDADKGVAMCFELFVKTGKIDMGFDFAHKLDRKWDQEMKNRMSFLDVARWSGIHDKALVMLEKMYEEYPQNHQILYLIARSSRETDDLETSITAYEKLVAIEPDNRDYTMQLASLYLEVKQAGKAHDLLKEIATGAGRHLDYINMLADSAITVGSESVMIETAELIGQLMPGDRDVVKKQADIYLAANHPEKAYPILRQLAGISGENPEEVLKMLEVAEFTSREAIIKEAIAKAFELRPDDSQVVLRVAEMYQGIGDEKRAIEAYVHYLKLYPEDRKTQKVLAQLYLWTNQQEKAAGLMVKIANENPGEKSILIEAARYSEEAGFIEQAFTLYEKLYADYPEDLSIQNDLIRIASWSNKWVYAAALLGKISDSDARNFKKALDAGNAFISAEDLKNGIGYIERAITLSPDNTDLRKELAEYYGWLGLREKKIMELEYLGSTGSLDKEEKVLLAQAYLDSNEGSKALKYLKQYEKEAILKKKEGLMLARAYELIGKNETAIRVYKRLAKENMGDPEFLARLGNQALWINYTDAALEFFEGALRIDSRNLMALKSSAQIWAGRNSIKRAIKLYVNYNKLKPDDYEAHFQLGELFFSQDQKTDAFKEYNRSLRLMKKSKRLAESNLLPRVALNVKQ; encoded by the coding sequence TTGAATACGAGTTTTTGGAAAGTGATAAGTTTTATCTTGATAATGATAGGTGCGACCGTTGTCGTTTTTCCTTATCCAGAAAATATGGTAAATTTTCTGAAAGAGGCGGGAATGCTTGAAGAGGCACGATATATTTTGAATGATCTCCTTTCAAAGTCGCCAGAAAACCCACAGCTTTTATCCCTATCAGGCAAGATATTTCATTTAAACGGTAATTCTGAAAGGGCAATTCGGGATTTGAAACGTGCAGTAGAAATAGATCCAGAAAATGAAGAGTTTCTTTTAGCACTTGCTACTTACCATGAATGGGATCGTAGCCCTCTGGATGCCCTGCCGGTCTGGGAAAAGATTGTAACCATTAATCCTGATAACCTGGAGGCTCAGATAAGATTAATTGACTATTATCGCTATTATGGATTTCCTAAGATTGAGAGCGAAGTCCTGGCAAATTTAATAAAGACTGAACAAAAGAATCGGCATGAAAATATTACACTGAAAGAGGAAATGGTATGGGAGAAACCACTGGTTAAAGAATTGACCAGAGAATTGAACCATCTCGCTGAAATAAGGGAAATCAATAAGGAAGATTCATTTTTCGACAACCTCTTTACGGGTATGTATATTATCAGAAGACAGTATATGGATGACCTTCGTGAAAAATCAGTGACTGCTATAAATGATGCTGATAAGGGGGTTGCCATGTGCTTTGAACTCTTTGTGAAAACAGGAAAGATCGATATGGGGTTTGATTTTGCCCATAAACTGGACAGAAAATGGGATCAGGAAATGAAAAACAGGATGAGTTTTCTTGATGTTGCGAGATGGAGCGGCATACATGATAAAGCCCTTGTCATGCTTGAAAAGATGTATGAGGAATATCCACAAAATCATCAAATACTTTATCTGATAGCAAGGAGCAGCCGTGAGACAGATGATCTGGAAACCTCGATTACCGCATATGAAAAGCTTGTTGCGATCGAACCTGATAATAGAGATTACACCATGCAGCTTGCTTCGCTGTATCTGGAGGTGAAACAAGCCGGCAAGGCTCATGATCTTTTAAAAGAAATTGCTACAGGGGCAGGCAGACATCTGGATTATATAAATATGCTGGCTGATTCTGCTATTACTGTAGGAAGTGAAAGTGTAATGATTGAAACTGCTGAGCTGATCGGGCAGCTGATGCCTGGAGACCGGGATGTGGTAAAAAAGCAGGCGGATATTTATCTTGCTGCGAACCATCCTGAGAAAGCATACCCGATTTTACGTCAATTAGCGGGTATTTCCGGAGAAAACCCGGAAGAGGTACTCAAGATGTTAGAGGTTGCAGAATTTACCTCCCGGGAGGCAATAATAAAAGAAGCAATTGCAAAGGCATTTGAGCTGAGGCCCGATGATTCGCAGGTTGTATTAAGGGTTGCAGAGATGTATCAGGGGATAGGTGATGAAAAGAGGGCAATTGAGGCATATGTTCACTACCTGAAACTCTATCCAGAAGATCGAAAGACGCAGAAGGTTCTTGCTCAATTGTATCTCTGGACGAATCAGCAGGAGAAGGCGGCCGGGCTTATGGTAAAAATTGCGAATGAAAATCCTGGAGAAAAATCCATTCTTATTGAGGCTGCCAGGTATTCAGAGGAGGCAGGGTTTATCGAGCAGGCTTTTACGCTATACGAAAAACTTTATGCAGATTACCCGGAAGATCTCTCAATCCAGAATGATTTAATACGTATTGCTTCATGGAGCAATAAATGGGTTTATGCGGCTGCCTTATTAGGGAAAATCTCAGACAGTGATGCCCGGAATTTTAAAAAGGCACTGGATGCAGGGAATGCTTTTATTTCGGCTGAAGACCTGAAAAATGGAATAGGATATATAGAAAGGGCCATTACGTTAAGTCCTGACAATACGGACCTGAGAAAGGAACTTGCAGAATACTATGGATGGCTTGGTTTGAGAGAAAAAAAGATCATGGAACTGGAATATCTTGGTTCTACAGGATCTCTTGATAAAGAGGAAAAGGTACTTCTGGCCCAGGCATATCTGGACAGCAACGAAGGTTCGAAGGCTCTGAAATATCTGAAGCAGTATGAAAAGGAAGCAATCCTTAAAAAAAAGGAAGGATTGATGCTTGCGAGGGCATATGAACTGATCGGGAAAAACGAAACAGCTATAAGGGTTTACAAACGTCTAGCAAAAGAAAATATGGGTGATCCAGAATTTCTTGCAAGACTTGGTAATCAGGCCCTGTGGATCAACTATACGGATGCTGCACTTGAATTTTTTGAGGGTGCGTTGAGAATAGATTCCAGGAATCTGATGGCGTTAAAGAGCAGTGCACAGATATGGGCCGGGAGAAATAGTATAAAAAGGGCAATAAAACTGTACGTGAATTACAATAAATTAAAACCAGATGATTATGAAGCACATTTCCAGCTTGGTGAGCTGTTTTTTTCTCAGGATCAAAAAACAGACGCATTTAAAGAATACAACAGGAGTCTCAGATTAATGAAAAAGTCGAAGCGTTTGGCAGAAAGCAACCTTCTCCCAAGAGTAGCCCTCAATGTTAAACAATAG
- a CDS encoding FecR domain-containing protein has translation MKKTYTGNRKGFTLTELVITIGIIATLAGLGTVGISKVRGVSQQTKCVNNLRGISHALQLYYNDYRIFPEDGYPDDSVDTLPLSTELAAYIPDKRTFLCPEDDDPFTTGNFASYDPYYVARKSQNQGEELVLACPRHRNAKNATNLFSIGSTEISNIDTVLANGLEIPPDGTTAERTISSINDEMTFADGSRAKITDTQAGYGVFLVQSVRLYDGTLYSVIRVEDEGTVDVQVTAGSRFEVVTPSVIIGVRGTAFSVVTTDQGNTTDVSLTSGTVIAIDRSMGRITTLTAGGTTDTTVSIPMHSHWHWHADGTYHSHDHQAPNWSHHGNPEAGKKAAGKEAGIDSDGDGYSETAGDCDDSDEYIHPGATDIPENGIDEDCDGQDAVTDPNDRDDDGDGYTENRGDCDDTDYTISPAHQEICDGRDNDCDGSIDEGVALSYYRDLDGDGYGDPCSDSIAACEPPSQAYVADNTDCDDNDPNRNPGMDEIPGNQIDEDCDGSYGGPVCGNGIVETGEECDDGNLTNGDGCSSSCQNEGDIDNDGDGYTENEGDCSDSNASVYPGAVEVFDGADNDCDGAVDEGLTDADGDGYAVNNLPIDHDDYAYTIGTDCNDADASINPGAIEVFDSVDNDCDWQVDEGFTDADGDGYALEVDDCDDTDAAINPGTAEVPYNNKNDDCNSATPDSSSGDQALIDLINQQPALTSSDLKSILMDASPLSDAVLIAAIERTVPMTSSDLKHTLVDNSPLTSAVLQSVAGRNPSMTSSDNKSVLIASSPLPTEILELVIAGSPPMAQNDLQKVLDLQPTLNTDDDADGYTENQGDCNDTDASINPGNSEIPYNGKNDDCNLLTPDDDLDGDGYGKATDCDDNDLNVNPGAPELCDGKDNDCDGLTDENLKTWYYYIDNDGDGYGDPYSDYVIACSPPSPNYVINNLDTDDTDQYAGAPAESQ, from the coding sequence ATGAAAAAAACATATACTGGAAATAGAAAAGGTTTCACCCTCACGGAACTGGTGATAACCATCGGCATCATAGCAACCCTGGCGGGCCTGGGAACCGTAGGCATAAGCAAGGTAAGGGGCGTAAGCCAGCAGACAAAATGTGTCAATAACCTGAGGGGGATATCTCACGCCCTGCAATTGTACTATAACGATTACCGTATATTCCCCGAAGACGGTTATCCAGATGACAGCGTCGACACCCTCCCGCTTTCAACTGAACTTGCCGCCTACATACCTGACAAGAGGACCTTTCTCTGCCCCGAAGACGATGATCCCTTCACCACAGGCAACTTTGCAAGCTATGACCCCTACTATGTTGCACGAAAGAGCCAGAATCAGGGTGAGGAGCTCGTTCTTGCCTGCCCCCGCCACAGAAACGCAAAGAATGCCACCAATCTCTTTTCCATCGGTTCCACAGAGATCTCGAATATTGATACCGTACTCGCCAACGGTCTGGAGATACCGCCTGACGGGACCACCGCGGAAAGGACCATCAGCAGCATAAACGACGAAATGACCTTTGCTGACGGAAGCAGGGCAAAGATCACCGATACTCAGGCGGGGTATGGGGTATTCCTCGTCCAGTCAGTCCGGCTCTATGACGGGACGCTGTACAGTGTCATACGGGTTGAGGACGAGGGAACCGTGGATGTCCAGGTTACGGCCGGCTCCAGATTCGAGGTAGTCACACCGAGCGTGATCATCGGCGTGCGGGGAACTGCGTTCAGTGTTGTTACCACCGACCAGGGGAATACGACAGATGTATCGCTGACCTCCGGAACGGTTATTGCGATTGACCGTTCAATGGGCAGGATAACAACACTGACGGCCGGAGGTACAACTGACACTACGGTGTCGATCCCCATGCACTCTCACTGGCACTGGCACGCTGACGGCACATACCATAGTCATGACCATCAGGCCCCAAACTGGTCGCATCACGGGAACCCCGAGGCGGGCAAAAAGGCTGCAGGGAAAGAGGCGGGCATTGACAGTGATGGTGACGGCTATTCAGAGACAGCGGGCGATTGCGACGACAGTGATGAGTACATCCATCCGGGTGCTACCGATATCCCGGAAAATGGGATAGATGAGGATTGTGACGGGCAGGATGCGGTAACAGACCCGAACGATAGAGACGATGACGGTGACGGGTATACCGAAAACCGGGGAGATTGTGACGATACCGACTACACCATATCCCCTGCTCATCAGGAGATATGTGACGGCAGGGACAATGATTGCGATGGTTCCATTGATGAGGGTGTGGCGCTCTCCTACTACCGGGACCTTGATGGAGACGGGTACGGAGATCCCTGTTCTGACTCTATCGCTGCGTGTGAACCTCCGTCACAGGCGTATGTAGCGGATAATACCGACTGTGACGATAACGATCCGAACAGAAACCCGGGAATGGATGAAATACCAGGCAACCAGATAGATGAGGACTGTGATGGGTCGTATGGCGGTCCCGTATGCGGTAACGGTATTGTTGAGACAGGTGAGGAGTGTGACGATGGAAATCTTACCAACGGTGATGGATGCAGCTCCAGCTGCCAGAATGAGGGAGATATCGACAATGATGGAGATGGGTATACTGAAAACGAGGGAGACTGTAGCGATAGTAATGCCTCGGTTTATCCGGGAGCTGTGGAGGTATTTGATGGAGCAGACAATGACTGTGACGGTGCAGTTGATGAGGGACTCACCGACGCAGACGGTGATGGATATGCGGTGAACAATCTTCCGATAGACCATGATGATTATGCCTATACGATTGGCACTGACTGTAACGATGCAGATGCCTCAATCAACCCGGGAGCTATAGAAGTATTTGATAGTGTCGACAACGACTGTGACTGGCAGGTTGATGAAGGGTTTACTGATGCAGACGGTGATGGATATGCCCTTGAAGTTGATGACTGTGATGATACGGATGCTGCAATTAACCCGGGAACAGCAGAAGTGCCATACAATAACAAAAATGATGACTGTAATAGTGCTACCCCTGACAGCAGTTCTGGTGATCAGGCACTTATTGACTTGATAAATCAGCAACCGGCATTAACTTCAAGTGATCTGAAGTCGATTTTAATGGATGCATCACCTCTCTCAGACGCTGTTCTCATTGCAGCCATAGAGAGGACAGTACCCATGACATCCTCTGACCTTAAACATACATTAGTTGACAATTCGCCCTTAACGTCCGCTGTGCTACAAAGCGTTGCCGGTAGAAACCCGTCTATGACTTCCAGTGACAATAAAAGTGTACTTATTGCGAGTTCTCCATTACCAACTGAGATATTAGAACTGGTAATTGCTGGAAGTCCACCGATGGCCCAAAATGACCTGCAGAAGGTTTTAGATCTACAACCAACGCTGAATACAGACGATGATGCAGATGGATATACTGAGAATCAGGGAGACTGCAACGACACAGATGCCTCAATTAATCCGGGCAATTCTGAAATACCATACAATGGCAAGAATGATGACTGCAACCTCTTGACACCTGATGACGACCTCGACGGCGATGGTTATGGAAAGGCTACCGACTGTGATGACAACGATCTGAATGTCAACCCTGGTGCCCCGGAGTTATGTGACGGGAAGGACAATGACTGCGACGGCCTGACTGATGAAAATTTAAAAACATGGTATTATTACATTGACAATGATGGAGATGGGTACGGAGATCCATACTCTGACTATGTTATCGCGTGTTCTCCCCCATCCCCAAATTATGTAATCAATAACCTGGACACAGATGACACTGATCAATACGCAGGAGCGCCCGCAGAAAGCCAATAG
- a CDS encoding FecR family protein: protein MPEKKTFFCPEDDNPVSTASFASYDPYYVARKDPYDVDKLIIGCPHHREAKKATNLFGAGATNITNIDTVLVNGQEIPPDGTSAERTIGSINDEMVFSDGSRVTITDSQSGYGTYLVQSVRLADGTLYSIIRVEDEGTIDIQVTAGSKFEVVTPSAIIGVRGTRFTVGTVNANRATTVTLITGTVDVLDRNNGAALELSIDGRTTATIEDPDEGEDNDGDGFTGNQGDCDDGNPAVNPAMAEIPDNGKDDDCNPATPDSLLNTDDDGDGFTEIQG, encoded by the coding sequence GTGCCGGAAAAAAAGACCTTTTTCTGCCCCGAAGACGACAACCCGGTCAGCACCGCCAGCTTTGCAAGCTATGACCCCTATTATGTGGCACGAAAGGACCCCTACGATGTTGACAAACTCATCATCGGATGTCCCCACCACAGGGAGGCGAAAAAAGCCACAAATCTCTTCGGTGCAGGTGCAACCAATATCACCAATATCGATACCGTACTCGTTAACGGCCAGGAGATACCGCCCGACGGTACCTCTGCCGAGAGAACCATAGGCAGCATAAATGATGAAATGGTCTTCTCAGACGGAAGCAGGGTGACCATCACCGACTCCCAGTCGGGATACGGGACATACCTCGTCCAGTCGGTTCGGCTGGCAGACGGGACACTCTACAGCATCATACGGGTTGAAGACGAGGGGACAATCGATATCCAGGTTACGGCAGGCTCTAAATTCGAGGTGGTAACACCGAGTGCCATTATCGGGGTACGGGGCACCCGGTTTACGGTCGGGACGGTTAATGCAAACAGGGCCACTACCGTCACCCTGATAACGGGAACGGTTGATGTCCTGGACAGAAATAACGGCGCAGCGCTGGAGTTGTCCATTGACGGCAGAACGACTGCCACCATAGAGGATCCTGATGAGGGTGAAGACAATGATGGTGACGGGTTTACGGGAAACCAGGGTGACTGCGATGACGGCAACCCGGCCGTCAACCCCGCTATGGCAGAGATACCTGATAACGGGAAAGATGATGACTGTAACCCGGCCACTCCAGACAGCCTTCTCAATACAGATGATGACGGTGATGGATTTACCGAGATCCAGGGGTGA
- a CDS encoding GAF domain-containing protein, with protein MANPTFTVQPLIKTTKSEITEILLGFVIMIAINILWFQDSLGFYGIRYHPYWIVILAVATRYGFRGGLTAGIMGGVLLLVLMKVGEPDMAVKQFLRYKYLETPVLFIIVGTFIGELREMQKRQFAELYEVYAEVQNSLLVLTKKYDAVITAKQELDTRIVGQEQTISTLYESALALKSLKEEDIYPAVLKIVKEFISAEECSIYKATTHKLKLVVNGGWKDDNSYATETDLDEGLMGRAFTTGKTATITDMLNGDEPHSFSDVRLIVSAPIMNSKKVVTGVLNIEKMPFVKFNPQSIKMASLLADWCGSAVENARTYQESKDHNIADEITGAYTYEYLCIRMEEEFNKAYRYKFIFGILVLEIVEYDVISETKIQEIMPVFSTVFRNAVRKTDLLFVGSNPGSFVFLFPFTPIKGIAVVKNKLIQSIHEFKFRPFEDGDRLLEVYAGMAEFNDKLAAYGELLQVAVDDVEREKRIKSRQLTVKS; from the coding sequence ATGGCTAATCCGACCTTTACCGTTCAACCTTTGATAAAGACGACGAAGTCAGAAATAACAGAGATTTTACTTGGTTTTGTCATCATGATCGCGATAAATATCCTTTGGTTTCAGGATTCCCTTGGATTTTACGGGATTCGCTATCATCCCTATTGGATAGTCATCCTGGCTGTGGCAACCAGATACGGTTTCAGGGGAGGGCTTACGGCAGGTATTATGGGAGGAGTCCTGCTGCTTGTATTGATGAAGGTAGGTGAACCTGATATGGCTGTGAAACAATTTCTCAGATATAAATATCTGGAGACCCCGGTGTTATTTATTATCGTGGGAACCTTTATAGGCGAGCTCAGAGAGATGCAGAAAAGGCAGTTTGCTGAGCTATACGAAGTTTACGCAGAAGTGCAGAACTCACTCCTTGTACTTACTAAAAAATATGATGCCGTAATCACGGCCAAGCAGGAACTTGATACCAGGATAGTTGGTCAGGAGCAGACAATTTCAACCCTGTACGAGTCTGCTCTGGCACTGAAATCACTGAAAGAAGAAGATATTTATCCGGCAGTTCTCAAGATAGTGAAAGAATTTATATCTGCGGAAGAGTGCTCAATTTATAAAGCAACCACCCATAAGCTTAAGTTGGTTGTAAATGGAGGATGGAAAGATGATAATTCGTACGCCACTGAAACAGATCTTGATGAGGGACTCATGGGCAGGGCCTTTACCACTGGTAAAACAGCCACGATTACTGATATGCTGAACGGAGATGAACCCCACAGTTTTTCTGATGTCCGTCTGATTGTCTCTGCTCCTATCATGAACAGCAAGAAGGTTGTTACGGGGGTTTTAAACATCGAAAAAATGCCTTTCGTGAAATTTAATCCTCAATCTATAAAGATGGCTTCTCTTTTAGCTGACTGGTGCGGATCTGCGGTGGAGAATGCAAGGACTTATCAGGAATCAAAGGACCATAATATAGCTGATGAGATAACAGGTGCTTATACCTATGAATATTTATGTATAAGGATGGAAGAGGAGTTCAATAAAGCATACCGCTATAAGTTCATTTTCGGGATTTTAGTTCTTGAAATTGTGGAATATGATGTTATTTCAGAAACGAAAATACAGGAGATCATGCCCGTATTCAGTACGGTGTTTAGGAATGCGGTGAGAAAAACAGACCTTTTATTTGTCGGGAGTAACCCGGGATCGTTTGTGTTTCTTTTTCCCTTTACCCCCATAAAGGGTATTGCTGTGGTGAAAAACAAATTAATTCAATCAATTCATGAATTTAAATTCAGACCATTCGAAGATGGGGACAGATTACTGGAAGTTTACGCTGGTATGGCAGAATTTAATGACAAATTAGCAGCATACGGAGAACTGTTACAGGTGGCAGTTGATGATGTGGAAAGAGAAAAGCGCATAAAGTCCCGGCAGTTGACCGTAAAATCGTGA
- a CDS encoding HEAT repeat domain-containing protein, with protein MNRKIFTLSVGILLWVLALSCELVAGEMILHADRYSTANLIIAFSVHTSASILSFLVFWIYSVEKSNELKFYSYQSGLVTFFLPVIGILGAASSFLLVRFVLKRKGYFSTTEDPLENEDKDSLLFEDISDTSTLVKEETNIEPIMDILNGDDPALKRGAINLLRQMGSREAVHLLKKCISDPHEEVRFYTSAALKKLNDAYIQQLKNVKEEIAREKPSIPNLQKLGDICTKYAESDLCEQSARDYYLSLAKNAFNEALILDPENREITTNLGYVCLELKEYEEAEKYLKWVVTRNPEHVDALLWLCRLYYEKWDLKALVENIHGMNPVYHSEAGDPYNRMLLDFWTKQHEVYSDG; from the coding sequence ATGAATAGAAAAATCTTTACACTATCTGTGGGTATTCTCCTGTGGGTCCTTGCCCTTTCCTGTGAGCTGGTAGCGGGAGAGATGATTCTTCATGCAGATAGATATTCAACTGCGAATCTCATTATCGCTTTCTCTGTCCATACGTCAGCTTCCATCTTATCGTTTCTGGTGTTTTGGATTTACTCAGTAGAAAAAAGCAACGAACTTAAATTCTATAGTTACCAAAGTGGTTTGGTGACTTTTTTTCTGCCTGTGATAGGTATTTTAGGAGCTGCGAGTAGTTTTTTGCTGGTAAGATTTGTTTTAAAGAGGAAAGGGTACTTTTCTACTACCGAAGATCCTCTTGAGAATGAGGATAAAGATTCTCTGCTGTTTGAAGATATATCTGACACGTCTACACTTGTAAAAGAAGAGACGAACATTGAACCAATCATGGACATTCTCAATGGAGACGATCCTGCACTCAAAAGAGGGGCAATAAATCTGCTCAGACAAATGGGTAGCAGGGAGGCTGTACATTTATTAAAAAAATGTATCTCCGATCCTCATGAAGAAGTACGATTTTACACCAGTGCTGCACTGAAAAAGCTTAATGATGCCTACATCCAGCAGTTGAAAAATGTCAAAGAGGAGATAGCAAGGGAAAAACCCTCAATTCCCAATCTTCAGAAATTGGGAGACATCTGCACAAAGTATGCAGAAAGTGATCTTTGTGAACAGAGTGCACGGGACTACTACCTGAGCCTTGCAAAAAATGCCTTCAATGAGGCACTCATTCTTGATCCTGAAAATAGAGAAATCACAACAAACCTTGGTTATGTTTGTCTGGAGTTGAAAGAGTACGAAGAGGCTGAAAAATATCTGAAATGGGTGGTAACCAGAAACCCTGAACATGTTGATGCATTACTATGGCTGTGCCGGTTATATTATGAAAAGTGGGATTTGAAGGCCCTGGTTGAAAATATTCATGGAATGAATCCAGTATACCATTCAGAAGCTGGAGATCCTTATAACAGGATGCTTCTTGATTTCTGGACTAAACAGCATGAGGTATATTCAGATGGCTAA